The Bacteroidota bacterium genome segment GGGCTGACCTGGAAGGGGGGGTAACTTTAAAGCCGGCTGTTATTATAAAAAGCAATAGCTTACTTTGAATAAAGTAAGCTATTGCTTCTATGCGGTTTATCGGATTTATTGCGGTGTGTAGATATTTTGCGCATTCCTGTACCCCGGTTCGTCGTGGTACCAGTCGGTATAGGCTGTTCCTCCGCTGTTTACCCAGTCGACCAGTTTAAGATGTGCACTGGTGATATCGCGGGTCTCAATGGGATAATCAAACTCTTCGGGTACATAAAGGCACCAGGGGAGGTTGGTAATTGTTTTATAGTATCTTCCTGATGCCGGTATGCTGTTATCGTCTTCTGTCCCAAAGTATGAGAGGTTGGCCAGGGCGGTGGGCGGGTAATCTGCCGGGTGTGTCTCCCGGCCCCTGTCGAGATTAATGATCAGGAAAGGGTTATATGGCGGGGCGCCCATCGTTTGCAGTGCAACCGGATCCGTGAGGGTTAAGGCAAGGCTGAGTTCAGCCGGGTTTTCATAGGCTGAGTTTTCCTTGGTATTGATAAATCGTATGGAGTTATGGGGAAAGGTGTTGAAAACATTGTCAAACACCACTACCACAGCCTCGTTTTGTCCTGTTTCAGTGCCGTTGGCATTCACGGTTACCAGGTTTTCCTGAAGATTCTGTCCTGTTATTCCAACAACATTTCCGGGTGTTGTGTTGATCATGAACCCAAAGCCGTTACGGAAGCTGGCTCCAACTGCCCTTACTTTAAATTCCGCCAGGATATCTTTGACTTCGTTGCTTGAATTCAGCACCTGGGTGAAGTTGCAGTCCAGCACCAGGTCGTTGAAGTCGTAGTCGCCCTTTGCCGGCCAGAGATCCTCGAAGATAAGGGATCCGTATTCGTTTTCTCCCGGGTAGTATAGATTCAATGCTCTTTCAGGATCTGTCGGATAATCGTCGAAGGGGTCATCAATGCCGTCGCCGTCACCATCGGGGACACCGGGATCAAGTGGCGGGAGGTTAATTATTTCAGCGGCTGTGATCGGGTTTGCTGTGACATAGAATATCAGGTCGTTAAAATCATTGTCACCCCCGGGTCTTTCAATATCTTCGAAACCATTCAGGATGACGCCCCGTTCCGAGTCGAAGAGCTGAACGTTATGCTGCTGGTATTGAGGGTCTGTTTCAGGATTCAGATAAGGTTCGCTGTAAAGCATGTTTCTTCCATAGGTCACCTGGCCGTTGTCCCAGCCATCGGCGATGAGTACCCAGGCAATAACCGTATTGGCAGTGAATTGTCCGATATAAACCTTGTCACCGGAAAACAGTCCTCCTCCCGATCCATCAAAAGAAGCATTGGGAAGGATGATGGTAACATCGGGAATATCGTTAACCGTGGCTGGCGGATTTCCAACCGGGTAAGTGAAGAATCCCAGTGTATTGGTATATCCTGCTCCTTCATGAACAAAAGTGACCCATACATCGGCATCTTCAATTAATACATAACTGGTTTCATTGTTAGCTGCAAGATATTCAGGATGATATACCGGAACGGAATAATATTCCGGCAGGGCGGCATTAATATCATCGAGCATATCCTGGGGGATGACATCCCCGACAGGCTCCAGGTAATCGGGAACGCCAAGGGAATTGTAGGTTCCGAGATACAGGAAATCCGGGTTCATCACTCCGGCAGTTCCTTTTAGGGAAGCAGTCTTGTTTTTCCCTCCAAAAGTATATTCCAGGATGCCATTGGAGACAGGTACTTCAATGATATTGGGCAGTCCGATATACCGGGTGGTAATCACAAAGCTTTCTCGGTAACTGGCTGCGGGGAACGTGGTTTGAAGTGTTCCGCCTGTTCCTGTGAAACCGCTGAATACTTTTATGCCTCCGTTTTCAGGATCATCAGTGTAAATGTCGAATCGGACATTAACCAATGGCCCGTCGTTATTATCTTTAGCTGTTATGTTTACCTGGATATCCTTTTGCATGCTCCAGTCAAACGCAGGGTCGGCTACGATGTCACCAAATGAATTGATGGGAGTGGGTGCAGGATTACTTTTATCCTCATTTTCTTTTTTGCATCCAACAACAATTGTAAGGATGATTGCCAGGAACAATGCCAGGCATTTAAGGTTTTGATGGCTTTTCATGGTATGTCAGTAGATTGGCTTTTTGGCTTATACGGAAAACAATGGTTAAAGATACATTTTTTTGATAGATGCAGATCCGGTGATTCTGCCTTCTACCGGCCTCGTTAACAGAGTGTCGGGAATTATTCTCCATTGATTCTGGCTGGCATGATTTACTCACACCACCGGTGGTCTGAAAAACATCGAATGAATATAGTCGCTGATAAACAGCGGGTATTTTTCATCCTGTTTCTGCCAGATACGATCGAGATCCCTTTCAGGGTAATGTCCCATGCATGACGATGCATATTTCAGGAAATCGGTGCCTTCTTCGGACCGGCCTTCTATTCTGGCAAGTATGGCTCTGGAAAGGTATTCCAGGGTCTGGAAGGTATTGGTGACTATGTGCGGGTTCATCCTGTTGTAATATGTTTTCAGGATGTATTCAACGATATGTTGTGTGGTAATTACGTTGGCTGCCTTGTTGAATCTCTTTTTGTTGATTTTCTGGTAACCGGCAGGCAGGTAGAAATTTTCTCTTTCGCGTTTGTACAGGACTTCCCAGTGCATAAGATTGTATTGTTCGCTGAACTTATTAAGGTTATTGTTTTCAATCTTCACGTAGCTGGGGATATCAAAGTAGCACTTCATCCTTTCATAGGAGAAGTTGTCGAGGATCTCAATTTTCAGCTTGTGGCGGTTTTCGTTGTAGTATGATCCTGATACAAGGTACACATTGCTTTTCTTGGTGTACCAGAACAGGTCGAGCGCTCCCAATGCATAACTGAGTGTTTCCGCCACATGGTGGCATATGAAGTTGGTTTGAATCAGTTTGAAAATGATTCCATGGCGGTAGCTGGCATTGAGCTGGTTATTCAGGAAAAGGTCTCTTACGTGTCCTGAAATCTTTTCCCGGTCACACATAGGCCCTTTGCTTCCTGAATACTGTTTGCCCAGGTACAGATCTTCAAAACTCAGGTTCGTATCTTTCAGCGTATGTCCTGAATAGAAATGAGTGCTGTGGGTTTTAACCGTCATCATTAAAGGGGTGCAGAGTTTCACGATCTTGTCCCCGAAAGCACCCTCTCCGAATGAATTGATCTGAAATGCCAGGATCTGGTATGTTTGCCGGTTGAGCTCCCTGACAAAAGCAAATCCGTCGCGGCAATAGATCCTTCCCGGAATATCCAGGGAGTCATTGGCCAGGATGTTGGCGATAAACTGATCAAAAGCTTCTTCAGTGATGGGCTTCTTTCCCGTAGCCGGAATCTGGCTGCGGACAAAGCGCTGAAAGTTTTTGTATTTTTCTACGAACATGTTTAAAAATTTGGTTTAACTTCGATTTTTAATATATACCTGAAATAGAAAGCTTCAGGTTGCAGGTTTCAGGTTTCAGGTTTCAGGTTTCAGGTTCACTTACCATTAACCTGCACCCTGCCCCTCGCTCCCTACCCTTTGCTCCCTGCAACTTGCTCCCTGCAACTTGCAACCTGCCTCTTGCAACCTGCCTCCTGCTTCCTGCAACCTTAATTCATCCCTCCCTTTCACCCTTCAGTTTACTCACGTATTTTTAATACACATTGTCCTGAAGTACTTCCTTCCGTTTCTTTCCATGCGTTCCACACCATGAATATCACTTTCATAACCCGGGAATGCGTTTTCGAAATCCTGCCGCATTTTCAGGTAGCGGAATACGGGGGCGGCTTTTTCATTCATGACCTCGCCTCCCATCATAATGGGTATTCCCGGAGGATAGGGTACGATCATGACTGCGGGGATACGTCCCATCATATTATCGAGTTCAACGAATTCGACATTCTTTTTAACAACCTCGTGATAGGCATCAGCCGGTTTCATAGCCTGGTCGGGGATCACCTGGAAGGCTTCCTGCATGCGGTCGAGCATTTTATGTTCACGGAAATAGCGATGCACATCGTTAGCGTGTTCCTTAAGACCGACTTTTCCGTATTTCTTCGGCCATGCAGCGGTCATTTCCGGGAAGACTTCGGCCAGGGGCGCGTTCCTGTCATAAAGATCCTTGAATTTCAGGAGCTCTGCCAGGAGGGTTCCCTGCTTTCCGCGTGTGGTACCGAGGGAGTGCAGCATCAGGAAGGAGTAATAGTCTGTCTTTTCACACACTATCCCTTTGTTGATCAGGTAATTGGTGACCAATGAGGCCGGTATGCCTTCTTCGGCCATTTCACCATGATCGTTAATACCCGGGGTTGTGATCGTGAGTTTGATGGGATCAAGCATGGCGTAGTCGTCTTCGATATCTTCGAAGCCGTGCCATGGATTATTTTTGTTCATAACCCAGACATCCTGATTAGCGGCGAGTACTTCGGCAGGAACGTCTTCGAAGTTTTTGGTTTTTCCATCGATCACCACCTGGCGGGGCTGCCACATACCGAAGAACCAATCGTTTTCATCTTTCTGGCGCAGGTCTTTCAGGATGCTGACCATCTTTTTCCTGAGGTGTATGGCTTCAGTGATGGTATCATTGAGCATGATATCACCATTATCTTCCATCATTTTTGTTGCCACGTCCAGGGAGGCGATCATGCTGTATTGAGGAGAGGTGGAGCCATGCATCATGTATGATTCGTTGAATTCATCGGGATTGATATCGACATGGCTGCCGTTGCGAATATGGAGCATAGATGCCTGGGAAAGTGCCGTAAGCAGTTTGTGTGTAGAGTGTGACACGAATACCGGAGGATGTTCCTTGTTCAGGTCATCATCGGCCATGCCGAAATGGTTTTTGTAGATAGGGTGGAAGCGGGCATAGGCGTACCAGGCTTCGTCGAAATGCAGGTTTTCCACGCTGAGTGCAAGTTGCTGCTTGATGCGTATCACGTTATAGCACACCCCGTCGTAGGTAGAATTGGTCAGAGCCGACATTTTGGGTGTGAGATTCTTCATCGAATCGGGTACAAGTTTCGATGCCATTAATTTATTCCTGACCGATTCAATGGAGAACTCCGAAAGTTTCACCGGACCGATGATGCCCCGTTTATTTCGCCGGGGTATCATATATATAGGTATGGCTTCGGTGATGACCATGGCGTAGTTGAGTGATTTATGGCAGTTTCTGTCGACAAAGGCGATGTTGTCGCGCACAAGCTGGCTTCTCCAGATGATCTGATTCACGTTGGATGTGCCGTTCAGGACATAATAAGTATAATCGGCACCGAAGACTCTGGCGGAGTTTCTTTCCGCTTCGCCGGTGACACCGCTGTGATCAAGCAACGATCCCAGTTCGGGAACGGAGATGGAAAGGTCTGAGCGCAGGGTATTTTCCCCGAAAAACTTATGAAACGCCACTCCTGCAGGGCTTCTCAGGAAGCCTTCACCTCCCATATGGCCGGGTGTATGCCAGGCATACTTGTAATTTTGTGCATATTTAACCAGCATTCCGAAAAATGACGGATATACGCTGTGGATATAGTTTTCCAGGTGCATTTCGATGCGGCCGGCAAGAAATTCGACCGTATCGGCGGTTTTCCACAGGTAACCGCTGATCTTCTGGAGTACTTCCAGCGGAATATCCTCCGTTTCCAGCCGGTCGGCCAGAAGAAGCACCGGCATATTGGGATTCCGCTCATGGATATAATTGATCAGATCGGTTGCCGTAGACTCTTCCTGCTTATCTTCTTCGGGCAGGTTCCAGTCGATAACGGCAAGGCCGATATCCGACCTGGAATGGATGATCTCCGTTGCATCTTCATAGGTGAAGGAAGGAATGACACTGCAATCCTCCACTTCCTCAAGTTCTTCGATCAATTCCGACAATCTGAATCCCTCGTCGTTTTGTGCGTTGAATTCAGCGGATACGATAAGTACCGGCCATTGATGTTTTGTGATTTTCATTTCCTGGATATTTATAGATTAATTGTTATTCTGTTTTTTGGCAGATCCGTTAATTCTGAGGCTGTAAACCGCCAGCATTATGATCACCAGCACGATCACCAGCCATAGCTCATCCATATTGGCCGACATGAAGGCCGAAATGATAAAGGTGGAGGATATGGCAACGATGATCCAGGTACTGATTTTGCTTGTACCGGTTTCCATCTCTTTGCGGATCAAAGCTATTCCTGACCAGAAGTAGGGGAAAAGCAAAAGCAGCACTGACAGGGTTACAGTAATGTTGAAAGCTACTGCAACATTGCTTCCAAGCATCATTAAAATAACCTCGATGACTGTCATAATAATACCGTTGATCACCAATCCTTTGCTGTTAATACCATGTTTATTGGTATAGGAATATGCTTTTGGCAGGAAGCCGTTATCGGCACTGGTTTTGGCAGCGCTGGCAGAAGAAAGGTTCCATACGAGGAAGCTGGCCAGGCAAGCTATAGCCATCACGAGAGAAACGATCTCTCCTGCGTAATGAGAACCGGTGATTGTTTCGATAGATAAAGCGAAAGAGGCTGGTGCATCCTGGATTTCCTTAGCGGTGAACATACCTTCGATTACGGTTGTGGAAGCTATGTAGATGATGGCTACAATGATGAAGCCTATGATCGTGGCGATGGGCACGATCTTTTTGGGATTGCTTATGTATGAATTGTTTGTTGCAACGCTTTCCACCCCGACATAGGAGAAGATCAGGATGGCAAAGCCCGACATGATGGCGCTGCCACTGCCTTTACCGCTTACGTTCCAGTTGTCTTTGAACTGTGTTAAGTCAAAGTCCAGCCATCCTGCGACAGCGGTAATGATTACAGAAAGCAGCAACAGGGTAACTGTGATAGAAACGATTTTGGTTATGATACCTGCCCCTCTCAGGGAAAGGGCGATAAACACCCAGATCAGAGCGATCACGGTAATACCCAGGATGATCGGGTGACCCAGTTGTGGCATGAACATTTCCAGGTAACCTAAGCCT includes the following:
- a CDS encoding LruC domain-containing protein yields the protein MKSHQNLKCLALFLAIILTIVVGCKKENEDKSNPAPTPINSFGDIVADPAFDWSMQKDIQVNITAKDNNDGPLVNVRFDIYTDDPENGGIKVFSGFTGTGGTLQTTFPAASYRESFVITTRYIGLPNIIEVPVSNGILEYTFGGKNKTASLKGTAGVMNPDFLYLGTYNSLGVPDYLEPVGDVIPQDMLDDINAALPEYYSVPVYHPEYLAANNETSYVLIEDADVWVTFVHEGAGYTNTLGFFTYPVGNPPATVNDIPDVTIILPNASFDGSGGGLFSGDKVYIGQFTANTVIAWVLIADGWDNGQVTYGRNMLYSEPYLNPETDPQYQQHNVQLFDSERGVILNGFEDIERPGGDNDFNDLIFYVTANPITAAEIINLPPLDPGVPDGDGDGIDDPFDDYPTDPERALNLYYPGENEYGSLIFEDLWPAKGDYDFNDLVLDCNFTQVLNSSNEVKDILAEFKVRAVGASFRNGFGFMINTTPGNVVGITGQNLQENLVTVNANGTETGQNEAVVVVFDNVFNTFPHNSIRFINTKENSAYENPAELSLALTLTDPVALQTMGAPPYNPFLIINLDRGRETHPADYPPTALANLSYFGTEDDNSIPASGRYYKTITNLPWCLYVPEEFDYPIETRDITSAHLKLVDWVNSGGTAYTDWYHDEPGYRNAQNIYTPQ
- a CDS encoding amino acid permease, which codes for MSEKKKLGLIGAIALIVSSLAGSGVIALPQQLAYTGSITLVSFILVTIGALFLTLVYVRAGSIFDDPSPTALATYVNPILGAKSGFFYVYGNLISNVSILIAGLGYLEMFMPQLGHPIILGITVIALIWVFIALSLRGAGIITKIVSITVTLLLLSVIITAVAGWLDFDLTQFKDNWNVSGKGSGSAIMSGFAILIFSYVGVESVATNNSYISNPKKIVPIATIIGFIIVAIIYIASTTVIEGMFTAKEIQDAPASFALSIETITGSHYAGEIVSLVMAIACLASFLVWNLSSASAAKTSADNGFLPKAYSYTNKHGINSKGLVINGIIMTVIEVILMMLGSNVAVAFNITVTLSVLLLLFPYFWSGIALIRKEMETGTSKISTWIIVAISSTFIISAFMSANMDELWLVIVLVIIMLAVYSLRINGSAKKQNNN